A single region of the Brienomyrus brachyistius isolate T26 chromosome 10, BBRACH_0.4, whole genome shotgun sequence genome encodes:
- the hdac8 gene encoding histone deacetylase 8 isoform X3, whose protein sequence is MGNMNVVSPECFILQKILRTIFQASMVHCLIEAYGLLKDMRVVKPRVASMEDMAVFHTDSYLEHLHKISEDGDNDDPQSIDFGLGYDCPVVEGIFDYAAAVGGATLTAAECLLNGKDNVAINWAGGWHHAKKDEASGFCYVNDAVLGILKLREKYDRVLYIDVDLHHGDGVEDAFSFTSKVMTVSLHKFSPGFFPGTGGLHDTGLGKGRWHAVNVPLEDGIGDDRYFQLFTSVLQEVHAAFNPEAIVMQLGADTIAGDPMCSFNMTPVGVGHCLDYVLTWELPTLLLGGGGYNLANTARCWTYLTGAVLGRSLASEIPDHEFFTEYGPDYSLEISPSCRPDRNETQQLDRVISTIKGNLKNVV, encoded by the exons ATGGGAAACATGAATGTTGTTTCTCCGGAATGTTTCATTCtccagaaaatacttcggactaTTTTTCAA GCAAGTATGGTGCACTGTTTGATAGAAGCCTATGGTTTGCTTAAAGACATGAG AGTGGTAAAACCTCGAGTAGCCAGCATGGAAGACATGGCAGTTTTCCACACAGATTCCTACCTGGAGCATCTCCACAAGATCAGTGAAGATGGGGACAACGATGATCCTCAGTCAATTGACTTTGGCTTGg GTTACGATTGCCCGGTGGTGGAGGGCATCTTTGATTATGCGGCGGCCGTTGGGGGGGCAACGCTGACGGCTGCAGAATGCCTACTTAATGGGAAGGACAATGTAGCCATCAACTGGGCAGGCGGCTGGCACCATGCCAAGAA GGACGAGGCCTCGGGCTTTTGCTACGTCAACGACGCGGTGCTGGGCATCCTGAAGCTAAGGGAGAAGTACGATCGAGTGCTGTACATAGATGTGGACTTGCACCACGGCGACG GTGTGGAAGATGCTTTCAGCTTTACCTCCAAGGTCATGACAGTGTCCTTGCACAAATTCTCTCCTGGCTTCTTCCCAG GAACAGGGGGCCTCCACGACACGGGGCTGGGGAAGGGCCGCTGGCACGCCGTGAACGTGCCGCTGGAGGACGGCATCGGGGACGATCGCTACTTCCAGCTATTCACCAG CGTTCTGCAGGAAGTACACGCCGCCTTCAACCCGGAAGCAATCGTGATGCAGCTGGGGGCGGACACCATTGCCGGCGACCCCATGTGCTCTTTCAACATGACGCCAGTGGGGGTGGGCCATTGCCTGGACTACGTGCTGACCTGGGAGCTGCCCACGCTGCTTCTTGGCGGAG GAGGCTACAACCTTGCCAACACTGCCCGATGCTGGACCTATCTGACCGGCGCTGTGCTGGGCCGGTCTCTAGCTTCGGAGATACCAGACCATGAG TTCTTCACAGAGTATGGGCCAGATTACTCGCTGGAGATCAGTCCTAGCTGCCGACCGGACCGCAACGAGACTCAGCAGCTCGACCGGGTCATCAGCACCATCAAAG GGAATCTGAAGAATGTAGTGTAG
- the hdac8 gene encoding histone deacetylase 8 isoform X1 has product MNNNDHHNDKSSGRSVAYVYSPQYIETCDSLSKVPNRASMVHCLIEAYGLLKDMRVVKPRVASMEDMAVFHTDSYLEHLHKISEDGDNDDPQSIDFGLGYDCPVVEGIFDYAAAVGGATLTAAECLLNGKDNVAINWAGGWHHAKKDEASGFCYVNDAVLGILKLREKYDRVLYIDVDLHHGDGVEDAFSFTSKVMTVSLHKFSPGFFPGTGGLHDTGLGKGRWHAVNVPLEDGIGDDRYFQLFTSVLQEVHAAFNPEAIVMQLGADTIAGDPMCSFNMTPVGVGHCLDYVLTWELPTLLLGGGGYNLANTARCWTYLTGAVLGRSLASEIPDHEFFTEYGPDYSLEISPSCRPDRNETQQLDRVISTIKGNLKNVV; this is encoded by the exons ATGAATAATAACGACCATCATAATGATAAATCATCCGGGCGCAGTGTGGCTTACGTGTACAGTCCGCAGTATATTGAAACCTGCGATTCTCTTTCAAAAGTCCCCAACCGG GCAAGTATGGTGCACTGTTTGATAGAAGCCTATGGTTTGCTTAAAGACATGAG AGTGGTAAAACCTCGAGTAGCCAGCATGGAAGACATGGCAGTTTTCCACACAGATTCCTACCTGGAGCATCTCCACAAGATCAGTGAAGATGGGGACAACGATGATCCTCAGTCAATTGACTTTGGCTTGg GTTACGATTGCCCGGTGGTGGAGGGCATCTTTGATTATGCGGCGGCCGTTGGGGGGGCAACGCTGACGGCTGCAGAATGCCTACTTAATGGGAAGGACAATGTAGCCATCAACTGGGCAGGCGGCTGGCACCATGCCAAGAA GGACGAGGCCTCGGGCTTTTGCTACGTCAACGACGCGGTGCTGGGCATCCTGAAGCTAAGGGAGAAGTACGATCGAGTGCTGTACATAGATGTGGACTTGCACCACGGCGACG GTGTGGAAGATGCTTTCAGCTTTACCTCCAAGGTCATGACAGTGTCCTTGCACAAATTCTCTCCTGGCTTCTTCCCAG GAACAGGGGGCCTCCACGACACGGGGCTGGGGAAGGGCCGCTGGCACGCCGTGAACGTGCCGCTGGAGGACGGCATCGGGGACGATCGCTACTTCCAGCTATTCACCAG CGTTCTGCAGGAAGTACACGCCGCCTTCAACCCGGAAGCAATCGTGATGCAGCTGGGGGCGGACACCATTGCCGGCGACCCCATGTGCTCTTTCAACATGACGCCAGTGGGGGTGGGCCATTGCCTGGACTACGTGCTGACCTGGGAGCTGCCCACGCTGCTTCTTGGCGGAG GAGGCTACAACCTTGCCAACACTGCCCGATGCTGGACCTATCTGACCGGCGCTGTGCTGGGCCGGTCTCTAGCTTCGGAGATACCAGACCATGAG TTCTTCACAGAGTATGGGCCAGATTACTCGCTGGAGATCAGTCCTAGCTGCCGACCGGACCGCAACGAGACTCAGCAGCTCGACCGGGTCATCAGCACCATCAAAG GGAATCTGAAGAATGTAGTGTAG
- the hdac8 gene encoding histone deacetylase 8 isoform X2 produces MNNNDHHNDKSSGRSVAYVYSPQYIETCDSLSKVPNRASMVHCLIEAYGLLKDMRVVKPRVASMEDMAVFHTDSYLEHLHKISEDGDNDDPQSIDFGLGYDCPVVEGIFDYAAAVGGATLTAAECLLNGKDNVAINWAGGWHHAKKDEASGFCYVNDAVLGILKLREKYDRVLYIDVDLHHGDGVEDAFSFTSKVMTVSLHKFSPGFFPGTGGLHDTGLGKGRWHAVNVPLEDGIGDDRYFQLFTSVLQEVHAAFNPEAIVMQLGADTIAGDPMCSFNMTPVGVGHCLDYVLTWELPTLLLGGGGYNLANTARCWTYLTGAVLGRSLASEIPDHEFFTEYGPDYSLEISPSCRPDRNETQQLDRVISTIKAPL; encoded by the exons ATGAATAATAACGACCATCATAATGATAAATCATCCGGGCGCAGTGTGGCTTACGTGTACAGTCCGCAGTATATTGAAACCTGCGATTCTCTTTCAAAAGTCCCCAACCGG GCAAGTATGGTGCACTGTTTGATAGAAGCCTATGGTTTGCTTAAAGACATGAG AGTGGTAAAACCTCGAGTAGCCAGCATGGAAGACATGGCAGTTTTCCACACAGATTCCTACCTGGAGCATCTCCACAAGATCAGTGAAGATGGGGACAACGATGATCCTCAGTCAATTGACTTTGGCTTGg GTTACGATTGCCCGGTGGTGGAGGGCATCTTTGATTATGCGGCGGCCGTTGGGGGGGCAACGCTGACGGCTGCAGAATGCCTACTTAATGGGAAGGACAATGTAGCCATCAACTGGGCAGGCGGCTGGCACCATGCCAAGAA GGACGAGGCCTCGGGCTTTTGCTACGTCAACGACGCGGTGCTGGGCATCCTGAAGCTAAGGGAGAAGTACGATCGAGTGCTGTACATAGATGTGGACTTGCACCACGGCGACG GTGTGGAAGATGCTTTCAGCTTTACCTCCAAGGTCATGACAGTGTCCTTGCACAAATTCTCTCCTGGCTTCTTCCCAG GAACAGGGGGCCTCCACGACACGGGGCTGGGGAAGGGCCGCTGGCACGCCGTGAACGTGCCGCTGGAGGACGGCATCGGGGACGATCGCTACTTCCAGCTATTCACCAG CGTTCTGCAGGAAGTACACGCCGCCTTCAACCCGGAAGCAATCGTGATGCAGCTGGGGGCGGACACCATTGCCGGCGACCCCATGTGCTCTTTCAACATGACGCCAGTGGGGGTGGGCCATTGCCTGGACTACGTGCTGACCTGGGAGCTGCCCACGCTGCTTCTTGGCGGAG GAGGCTACAACCTTGCCAACACTGCCCGATGCTGGACCTATCTGACCGGCGCTGTGCTGGGCCGGTCTCTAGCTTCGGAGATACCAGACCATGAG TTCTTCACAGAGTATGGGCCAGATTACTCGCTGGAGATCAGTCCTAGCTGCCGACCGGACCGCAACGAGACTCAGCAGCTCGACCGGGTCATCAGCACCATCAAAG CCCCACTCTGA
- the hdac8 gene encoding histone deacetylase 8 isoform X4: MVHCLIEAYGLLKDMRVVKPRVASMEDMAVFHTDSYLEHLHKISEDGDNDDPQSIDFGLGYDCPVVEGIFDYAAAVGGATLTAAECLLNGKDNVAINWAGGWHHAKKDEASGFCYVNDAVLGILKLREKYDRVLYIDVDLHHGDGVEDAFSFTSKVMTVSLHKFSPGFFPGTGGLHDTGLGKGRWHAVNVPLEDGIGDDRYFQLFTSVLQEVHAAFNPEAIVMQLGADTIAGDPMCSFNMTPVGVGHCLDYVLTWELPTLLLGGGGYNLANTARCWTYLTGAVLGRSLASEIPDHEFFTEYGPDYSLEISPSCRPDRNETQQLDRVISTIKGNLKNVV; encoded by the exons ATGGTGCACTGTTTGATAGAAGCCTATGGTTTGCTTAAAGACATGAG AGTGGTAAAACCTCGAGTAGCCAGCATGGAAGACATGGCAGTTTTCCACACAGATTCCTACCTGGAGCATCTCCACAAGATCAGTGAAGATGGGGACAACGATGATCCTCAGTCAATTGACTTTGGCTTGg GTTACGATTGCCCGGTGGTGGAGGGCATCTTTGATTATGCGGCGGCCGTTGGGGGGGCAACGCTGACGGCTGCAGAATGCCTACTTAATGGGAAGGACAATGTAGCCATCAACTGGGCAGGCGGCTGGCACCATGCCAAGAA GGACGAGGCCTCGGGCTTTTGCTACGTCAACGACGCGGTGCTGGGCATCCTGAAGCTAAGGGAGAAGTACGATCGAGTGCTGTACATAGATGTGGACTTGCACCACGGCGACG GTGTGGAAGATGCTTTCAGCTTTACCTCCAAGGTCATGACAGTGTCCTTGCACAAATTCTCTCCTGGCTTCTTCCCAG GAACAGGGGGCCTCCACGACACGGGGCTGGGGAAGGGCCGCTGGCACGCCGTGAACGTGCCGCTGGAGGACGGCATCGGGGACGATCGCTACTTCCAGCTATTCACCAG CGTTCTGCAGGAAGTACACGCCGCCTTCAACCCGGAAGCAATCGTGATGCAGCTGGGGGCGGACACCATTGCCGGCGACCCCATGTGCTCTTTCAACATGACGCCAGTGGGGGTGGGCCATTGCCTGGACTACGTGCTGACCTGGGAGCTGCCCACGCTGCTTCTTGGCGGAG GAGGCTACAACCTTGCCAACACTGCCCGATGCTGGACCTATCTGACCGGCGCTGTGCTGGGCCGGTCTCTAGCTTCGGAGATACCAGACCATGAG TTCTTCACAGAGTATGGGCCAGATTACTCGCTGGAGATCAGTCCTAGCTGCCGACCGGACCGCAACGAGACTCAGCAGCTCGACCGGGTCATCAGCACCATCAAAG GGAATCTGAAGAATGTAGTGTAG
- the LOC125750683 gene encoding cbp/p300-interacting transactivator 1-like: protein MSSLLFPSYGMKDRESVALLHYTGTGSAKVTGPFSSASLPASFPTMGKPQPFSLPPGPQLLASRQLQKLNSHYQSLAGAATPTAGPPRSYGPAVTVGPGHIIPPPLGTSPGPGLIDSDPVDEEVLMSLVVELGLDRANDLPELWLGQNEVEFISDVSAL from the coding sequence ATGAGCTCACTGCTCTTCCCCAGCTACGGTATGAAGGATCGTGAGTCAGTGGCTCTCTTGCACTACACAGGCACAGGCTCAGCAAAGGTGACCGGTCCATTCTCCTCGGCCAGCCTCCCGGCCTCATTCCCCACGATGGGCAAGCCCCAGCCGTTCAGCCTCCCGCCCGGCCCCCAGCTGCTGGCTAGCAGGCAGCTTCAGAAGCTCAACAGTCACTACCAGAGCTTGGCAGGTGCCGCTACTCCAACTGCCGGACCGCCCAGAAGCTATGGACCGGCAGTGACTGTGGGCCCTGGACACATCATACCGCCACCTCTCGGGACCTCCCCGGGACCTGGACTCATTGATTCTGACCCAGTTGATGAGGAGGTTTTGATGTCTCTGGTGGTGGAGTTGGGGTTAGACCGGGCCAATGACCTTCCAGAGCTATGGCTGGGCCAGAACGAGGTGGAGTTCATCTCGGATGTTTCTGCCTTatga